From a region of the Roseivirga sp. 4D4 genome:
- a CDS encoding M16 family metallopeptidase, translated as MLDYNLFTLPNGIRIVHKEVPSTKIVHCGFVLDIGSRDEREDQLGIAHFWEHMAFKGTKKRKAFHILNRLDSVGGELNAYTTKEKICFYASALEKHMESAFELLQDITFDSIFPEKQIENERGVILEEMSLYHDSPEDAIQDEFDDVVFKDHPLGKNILGTPSSVKSFHRKDFQDFLKANMNTEGIVFSCVGNVPLKRVKKLAEKYFGAIPHVKAERQRITFEGYTPSSEVIKRNITQAHCAIGTTAYALNDKRRLPFFMLMNILGGPGMNSRLNLALREKYGFVYNIEAAYHPYSDTGLFAIFYGTELSQVKRSKKLISKELKLLRDKRLGTLQLHKAKEQLVGQLAMAEENNASLMLMMGKSILDLNKVHSLESIIKNIRSISGELLQDIANESLVEDQMSHLTFLPKN; from the coding sequence ATGCTTGATTATAACCTATTTACACTGCCAAACGGCATCAGAATAGTTCACAAAGAAGTACCAAGTACTAAAATTGTTCATTGTGGCTTTGTGCTCGACATTGGGAGCAGAGATGAGCGCGAAGATCAATTGGGTATTGCTCATTTCTGGGAGCATATGGCCTTTAAGGGTACCAAGAAACGTAAGGCTTTCCATATTCTAAATCGACTCGATTCAGTTGGGGGTGAGCTCAATGCTTATACCACTAAAGAGAAGATTTGCTTCTATGCTTCGGCATTAGAAAAGCATATGGAAAGTGCTTTTGAGTTGCTTCAGGACATTACATTTGATTCAATTTTTCCAGAGAAGCAGATCGAAAACGAGCGTGGCGTCATTCTGGAAGAGATGTCACTATATCATGATAGTCCGGAAGATGCCATACAAGATGAGTTCGATGATGTGGTTTTTAAGGATCACCCTTTGGGCAAGAATATCTTAGGTACACCATCCAGTGTGAAATCCTTTCACCGAAAAGATTTTCAAGACTTTCTAAAAGCCAATATGAATACCGAAGGCATTGTTTTCTCTTGTGTTGGAAACGTTCCTTTAAAGCGAGTGAAAAAACTTGCGGAAAAGTATTTTGGAGCCATTCCCCATGTCAAAGCCGAAAGGCAACGCATCACCTTCGAAGGGTATACCCCAAGTTCGGAGGTTATCAAAAGAAATATCACACAGGCGCATTGTGCCATTGGTACAACTGCCTATGCTTTGAACGATAAGCGCAGACTGCCATTTTTCATGCTCATGAACATCTTGGGTGGTCCCGGAATGAATTCTCGTTTGAATTTAGCGCTAAGAGAGAAGTATGGTTTCGTCTATAATATAGAAGCAGCCTATCATCCGTATTCGGATACTGGACTGTTTGCCATTTTCTATGGTACAGAATTAAGCCAGGTAAAGCGAAGTAAAAAGTTGATTTCGAAAGAGCTCAAATTGCTAAGAGATAAGCGACTTGGTACCTTGCAATTACACAAGGCAAAGGAACAGCTGGTTGGGCAGTTGGCTATGGCGGAGGAAAACAATGCCAGCCTAATGCTCATGATGGGAAAGAGTATACTCGACCTCAATAAGGTGCATAGTCTGGAGAGCATTATTAAAAACATTCGATCGATTAGTGGTGAACTGCTTCAAGATATTGCCAATGAGTCACTCGTAGAAGATCAGATGAGTCACCTAACCTTTTTACCTAAGAATTAA
- a CDS encoding HD domain-containing protein, translating to MTFRIMRLDDKQSLLLEFVKACHTDQKRKYTHEPYWHHVYAVAEIVAEYEPSGIEIALCHDLLEDTECTESDLSEKLIACGYQNEKAAFIIAGVLDLTDQFTHEAYPDLNRKARKEKEAERLGNISYIAQTVKYADLINNSESITEHDKSFAKVYLSEKADMLKLMDQGHPELFKRCINILEQI from the coding sequence ATGACCTTTCGAATCATGAGGTTAGACGATAAACAAAGCCTGCTTCTCGAATTTGTGAAAGCATGCCATACCGACCAGAAAAGGAAATATACCCACGAGCCTTATTGGCACCATGTTTATGCTGTTGCGGAAATAGTTGCGGAGTACGAACCCTCTGGAATAGAAATCGCTTTATGCCATGACCTCTTGGAAGATACCGAGTGCACAGAAAGTGATTTAAGTGAAAAACTTATAGCCTGCGGATATCAGAATGAAAAAGCAGCCTTTATCATTGCCGGAGTGCTTGACCTAACTGACCAGTTCACCCACGAGGCATATCCTGATTTAAACAGAAAGGCTCGGAAAGAGAAGGAAGCCGAACGACTCGGAAACATTAGCTATATAGCCCAAACCGTCAAATATGCGGATTTGATCAATAATTCAGAGTCTATTACGGAACATGATAAAAGCTTTGCCAAAGTTTACCTCTCCGAAAAAGCGGATATGCTCAAACTTATGGATCAAGGACACCCTGAATTGTTTAAGAGGTGTATTAACATATTGGAGCAAATCTGA
- a CDS encoding GH25 family lysozyme, translating into MLLKIGSQGQQVKDWQNFLNTEGLNAGAADGIFGSGTAAATKGFQSAHGLSADGMAGNNTIAAAQALGFQFTASVFPPVGNINAVVDISHFQSNVDFAKVKADGLLGVIHKATQGASYTDPEYVSKRVAAGQEELLWGAYHFGTAQDVGTQVSHFLQVAAADANTLLVLDWEENGIASQGTMTLAQAVEFVERVKDAVGRYPVLYGGSLIKQSVGGGNSVLSQCPLWLAQYSANPSLPAGWSKYTMWQYTDGVHGPEPHSVNGIGNCDRDVFAGTASELKSFWKSGL; encoded by the coding sequence ATGCTCTTAAAAATTGGTTCTCAAGGCCAGCAAGTGAAAGACTGGCAGAATTTTCTCAACACAGAAGGACTTAATGCAGGTGCGGCCGATGGTATTTTCGGGTCGGGCACGGCAGCGGCTACTAAAGGCTTTCAATCGGCCCATGGACTTTCAGCAGATGGAATGGCCGGTAATAATACCATTGCTGCGGCTCAAGCCCTAGGCTTTCAGTTTACAGCAAGCGTATTTCCACCCGTGGGTAATATCAATGCGGTGGTCGATATTTCTCACTTTCAATCTAATGTCGACTTTGCTAAAGTGAAAGCAGATGGACTCTTGGGGGTAATCCATAAAGCCACGCAAGGAGCTAGTTATACCGACCCTGAATATGTATCCAAGAGAGTTGCCGCAGGGCAGGAAGAATTGCTTTGGGGTGCTTACCACTTTGGTACGGCTCAGGATGTAGGTACACAAGTATCCCACTTCTTGCAAGTGGCAGCAGCCGATGCCAATACCCTTCTGGTCCTAGACTGGGAAGAAAATGGTATTGCCTCTCAGGGAACAATGACCTTGGCCCAAGCGGTAGAATTTGTAGAGCGGGTGAAAGACGCTGTGGGTCGTTATCCCGTGTTATATGGTGGCAGCCTGATCAAACAGTCAGTTGGCGGGGGTAATAGTGTGCTGAGTCAATGCCCCTTGTGGTTGGCACAGTACAGTGCTAATCCAAGCCTGCCTGCCGGCTGGTCTAAGTATACCATGTGGCAATATACCGATGGTGTCCATGGACCAGAACCACATAGCGTCAATGGAATCGGCAATTGTGATCGCGATGTTTTCGCGGGTACCGCCAGTGAATTGAAGTCCTTCTGGAAGAGTGGATTATAA
- a CDS encoding O-methyltransferase: protein MEFLPADIQAYVEAHSDEETGLLAELNRETHTKVMMPRMLSGHLQGRMLSMLSHMIQPKCILEIGTYTGYSAICMAEGLAPDGQLITLDINEELEGMVRDYFDKAGLTEKIDYRIGNAMELIPEIDAELDLVFIDADKKNYTNYFNLVFDKVRSGGFIIADNVLWSGKVVQTEKKTDKDTQAILDFNRFVQEDDRVENVLFPVRDGLMVIRKK from the coding sequence ATGGAGTTTTTACCTGCCGATATTCAAGCTTATGTAGAAGCACATTCTGATGAGGAAACGGGCCTATTAGCCGAATTAAACAGAGAAACGCATACTAAGGTGATGATGCCGAGAATGCTTTCTGGCCATCTTCAAGGTAGAATGCTTTCTATGTTGAGTCATATGATTCAACCTAAGTGTATTCTTGAAATTGGTACCTATACAGGTTATTCAGCCATTTGCATGGCAGAAGGTTTAGCACCAGATGGTCAGCTCATTACCCTTGATATTAATGAGGAATTGGAAGGAATGGTAAGGGATTACTTCGATAAGGCTGGCCTCACCGAAAAGATTGACTATCGCATCGGAAATGCCATGGAATTAATTCCAGAAATAGACGCTGAATTGGACTTGGTGTTTATCGATGCTGACAAGAAAAATTACACGAATTACTTTAACTTAGTGTTCGATAAAGTCAGGTCTGGAGGATTCATTATAGCCGATAATGTGCTCTGGAGTGGCAAAGTAGTGCAGACAGAAAAGAAAACTGACAAGGACACACAAGCAATCTTAGATTTTAACCGTTTCGTTCAAGAAGACGATCGAGTTGAAAACGTACTGTTTCCAGTAAGAGATGGCTTGATGGTAATAAGAAAAAAATAG
- a CDS encoding DUF3078 domain-containing protein, with translation MNSFAQEKPEDKDTTTTVPDSLIFWKKGAKLNLTVQQVGLTNWAAGGESSVAIGGGIDGFINYEKDEILWENAAQIGYGVIRNGGGGNRFEKTDDQVLLSSKYSQKFSEKVLMTSAINFRTQMDRGYKIENIPNSSETRRTLISNFMAPGYLQASLGLTFRDSKKGYTATLAPFTGRFTFVLNDSLSKAGAFGITPNDKVRSEAGISLRGGYQKDIMENVKFQTNFNLFSNYEKFPNTVVNVEAVLNLKVNDFIQSNISTQLIYDDDVIVTRSDGSQGRDLQIKNVINVGFVLGF, from the coding sequence ATGAACAGTTTTGCTCAAGAAAAGCCAGAGGACAAGGACACTACGACCACCGTCCCAGATAGCCTTATTTTTTGGAAAAAGGGAGCTAAACTCAACTTGACAGTACAACAAGTGGGCTTGACGAATTGGGCAGCTGGGGGTGAGTCTTCAGTCGCCATTGGAGGGGGAATAGATGGGTTTATCAATTACGAAAAAGACGAAATTCTCTGGGAGAATGCAGCGCAAATCGGCTATGGTGTAATTAGAAATGGTGGAGGGGGAAACCGCTTTGAAAAAACGGATGATCAAGTCCTACTATCGTCTAAGTACAGTCAGAAGTTTAGTGAGAAAGTGCTGATGACTTCGGCCATCAACTTCAGGACCCAAATGGATCGTGGTTATAAAATTGAGAACATTCCAAATTCTAGCGAGACTAGAAGAACACTGATCTCCAACTTTATGGCTCCTGGTTATTTACAGGCTTCGTTGGGCTTGACTTTTAGAGATAGTAAAAAAGGTTATACGGCAACTCTGGCACCCTTTACTGGTCGATTTACCTTTGTACTGAACGATTCCTTATCCAAGGCTGGAGCTTTTGGTATTACACCAAATGATAAGGTAAGGTCTGAGGCTGGGATAAGTTTGCGTGGAGGCTACCAGAAGGATATTATGGAGAATGTGAAGTTCCAGACAAATTTCAACTTGTTCTCTAACTATGAGAAGTTTCCTAACACCGTTGTGAATGTAGAAGCCGTGCTCAACCTTAAGGTGAACGACTTTATCCAATCCAATATCAGTACCCAGCTGATATATGACGATGATGTAATCGTCACCCGATCCGATGGCAGTCAGGGGAGGGACTTGCAAATCAAGAATGTGATCAATGTGGGCTTTGTGCTCGGTTTCTAA
- the dnaX gene encoding DNA polymerase III subunit gamma/tau has protein sequence MENFVVSARKYRPVGFEEVVGQEHITTTLKNAIDNNQLAQALLFCGPRGVGKTTCARIVARLINEQTIENPLMGNDTFNIYELDAASNNSVDDIRNLIEQVRYPPQQGKFKVYIIDEVHMLSNQAFNAFLKTLEEPPSYAIFILATTEKHKVIPTILSRCQIFDFNRIEVKNIADQLKMIAEKEGIEVEEEALNLISQKADGAMRDALSLFDLIVTFSKGQKVTYKDTIDNLHILDYDYYFRMTEALFTENTTNTLLIFDEILKKGFDGHNFIVGLSSHLRDLMVCKDNATVELLEVSDSVKARYTEQANQIPLSFLLTALNIASQCDINYKASKNQRLHVELALVKMAHLNSALSLAQVSANGDSSKKKL, from the coding sequence ATGGAAAACTTCGTTGTCTCGGCTAGGAAATACAGACCTGTTGGCTTTGAGGAAGTGGTGGGACAAGAACACATCACTACAACCCTTAAAAACGCCATTGACAACAACCAATTGGCCCAAGCACTCTTGTTCTGTGGACCAAGAGGTGTGGGTAAAACCACTTGCGCCCGGATTGTGGCCCGATTGATCAACGAGCAGACCATTGAAAACCCTTTAATGGGTAATGATACTTTCAACATCTATGAACTGGATGCTGCTTCAAATAACTCGGTAGATGATATCCGAAATTTGATTGAACAGGTCCGCTACCCTCCTCAACAAGGAAAGTTCAAAGTATACATCATAGATGAGGTGCACATGCTATCTAACCAGGCCTTCAATGCATTTTTGAAGACCCTGGAAGAGCCTCCTTCGTATGCCATCTTTATTTTGGCTACCACAGAAAAGCATAAGGTTATCCCGACCATTCTTTCTCGTTGTCAGATTTTCGACTTCAATAGAATTGAAGTAAAAAATATTGCCGATCAATTGAAGATGATTGCCGAAAAGGAAGGCATTGAAGTTGAAGAGGAAGCACTTAATCTGATCTCACAAAAGGCAGATGGTGCCATGCGTGATGCATTGTCTCTTTTCGACCTGATCGTTACTTTCTCCAAAGGACAGAAGGTTACCTACAAGGATACGATTGATAACCTTCACATTCTGGATTATGATTACTATTTCAGAATGACCGAAGCCCTCTTCACTGAGAATACTACCAATACACTACTCATTTTCGATGAGATCCTAAAGAAAGGTTTCGATGGACACAATTTCATTGTGGGTCTAAGCAGCCATTTGCGTGACCTAATGGTCTGCAAGGACAATGCAACGGTCGAACTTCTCGAAGTATCAGATAGCGTAAAGGCAAGGTATACGGAACAGGCTAATCAGATCCCGCTATCCTTCTTGCTGACGGCTTTAAATATTGCCAGTCAATGCGACATCAATTACAAGGCGAGTAAGAACCAACGACTGCATGTAGAGTTGGCCTTAGTTAAAATGGCCCATCTCAATTCAGCACTTTCGCTAGCCCAAGTGAGCGCCAATGGTGACTCATCAAAAAAAAAACTCTAA
- a CDS encoding beta-1,3-glucanase family protein produces MSTPQTIPGYIKVTITNNSKINENELYIFLQSQTEIYQISKTDRKASIASPPSSTTGKATTTDAPSISLASLKQNGEYAFFIDQSQKLKSGRMYFSDSASAVQITSTNGVLGSINGPSPTAPFIFDFVELTIKGNEEVNLDTTQIDQFGMPITVQVTPGDTNFPNGTGIKAGTKRSTVISNFNALCGNTAFAPYKNCAQPIPARAAVPAKGSTPAKPAVPASHRLIGPQHLIDTLIVPNQFKGDVSNAATGTPNTATFTLTTANQNFGAITGWVASGPGVPPGATVKSVASNQLTLESTTGEFVNITGVQLWFYEKHSDAIINSMDDAIHQMFTYYKTHKLYMVANGTNSGTEVYEGEVITDFVLPDSLPDINGNVGTKYCVFQFKGTGYRYDDASNVLTKVPGLAAGETNVYQVFYPYFSTNCVSAPGGNALTKRNPPAPPVWFKHSWGANIPATDGGPLGDINIVSPATQMALGCAGTFADSSYQSWAYHASSNNKLQDATVLGNIENQLVTMLNRGISPNTGSGNNNLQLKLGYITHDGLDPIDLSKLTSVPATAPAAPTSTPGAMTKFSLGNPVGTGIPVETISGNLYLSGTLIQTFTIDAAGTATFKKNGTPANYATGLSFDSATSTLTINWYNAVNISAVTAEISFSYGNVLSDRYATLQFLDPNKPTASVKFTNDLGKDNTDIEVGMQMTTTSEFSQPMEVYYVNSDKSSIILKSPMPFQPFNAGILLFSNFYPMNKNTPDGAWNMYSYYFHNGNLGTDIPTIDGRGYAFPFDDNGGYSSDLDVTMTASTVVGIDVTLNETV; encoded by the coding sequence ATGAGCACTCCACAGACCATCCCCGGTTACATCAAAGTGACCATTACTAACAACTCAAAAATCAATGAAAACGAGCTTTACATATTTCTGCAAAGCCAAACCGAGATTTATCAAATCTCTAAAACAGATCGAAAAGCCAGTATTGCATCACCTCCGAGTTCTACGACTGGTAAGGCAACTACTACCGATGCACCATCTATTAGTTTAGCTTCACTCAAACAAAATGGAGAGTACGCTTTTTTCATTGATCAGTCGCAAAAGTTGAAATCGGGTAGAATGTATTTCAGTGACTCTGCATCTGCGGTACAAATAACAAGCACCAATGGCGTATTAGGTTCTATCAATGGCCCCTCACCCACGGCACCGTTTATTTTCGATTTTGTAGAACTGACCATCAAAGGAAATGAGGAAGTCAACTTAGATACTACACAGATCGATCAATTTGGTATGCCGATTACTGTTCAGGTCACTCCTGGAGATACCAATTTCCCTAATGGTACGGGCATTAAAGCAGGTACGAAAAGATCCACAGTGATCTCAAATTTCAATGCACTTTGTGGCAATACAGCTTTTGCCCCATATAAAAACTGTGCACAACCAATTCCCGCCAGAGCAGCCGTTCCTGCAAAGGGAAGTACCCCAGCAAAACCTGCGGTTCCAGCGTCTCATCGCTTAATCGGTCCTCAACATCTTATTGATACTTTGATTGTGCCGAACCAATTCAAAGGTGATGTTAGTAATGCTGCTACTGGTACACCCAATACGGCTACCTTCACACTCACCACAGCAAATCAGAACTTTGGAGCCATCACTGGATGGGTAGCCTCAGGGCCAGGTGTGCCTCCTGGCGCAACAGTAAAATCAGTTGCTTCTAATCAGCTTACACTCGAAAGTACTACGGGTGAATTTGTTAATATAACTGGCGTTCAACTATGGTTTTACGAAAAGCATTCTGATGCCATCATTAACAGTATGGATGATGCAATCCACCAGATGTTTACATACTATAAGACACACAAACTATATATGGTAGCCAACGGCACCAATAGTGGTACTGAGGTTTATGAAGGTGAGGTCATCACTGACTTTGTACTGCCTGACAGTCTTCCGGATATCAATGGTAATGTCGGAACGAAATACTGCGTCTTTCAATTTAAGGGAACAGGTTACCGTTATGATGATGCCTCAAATGTCTTGACAAAGGTACCTGGTCTGGCGGCTGGTGAAACCAATGTTTACCAAGTCTTCTATCCTTACTTCTCTACGAACTGCGTGAGCGCACCGGGAGGTAATGCATTGACCAAGAGAAATCCTCCAGCACCACCCGTTTGGTTTAAGCATAGTTGGGGAGCAAACATACCGGCAACCGATGGTGGACCATTGGGAGACATTAACATTGTATCTCCTGCTACCCAAATGGCTTTAGGTTGTGCAGGTACATTTGCGGATAGTTCCTACCAAAGCTGGGCATATCATGCCTCTTCAAATAACAAGCTTCAAGATGCCACGGTTCTGGGTAATATAGAAAACCAGTTGGTAACCATGTTGAACCGAGGTATCTCTCCAAATACCGGGTCTGGAAACAACAATCTACAGCTCAAACTGGGCTACATCACGCATGACGGACTCGATCCAATAGATCTATCTAAGTTGACATCCGTTCCAGCTACTGCACCTGCTGCACCTACTTCAACACCTGGTGCGATGACCAAGTTCAGCTTAGGCAATCCGGTAGGTACTGGCATTCCCGTTGAAACCATCAGCGGAAATCTGTACCTCTCCGGCACTTTAATACAAACCTTCACAATTGATGCTGCAGGTACGGCAACCTTTAAAAAGAATGGTACACCTGCTAACTATGCCACCGGATTAAGTTTTGATAGTGCTACTTCAACCCTTACCATCAATTGGTACAATGCTGTTAATATCTCTGCTGTGACTGCCGAAATTTCATTTTCTTATGGAAACGTGTTAAGTGACAGGTATGCTACTCTTCAATTTCTAGATCCTAATAAACCAACGGCTTCCGTGAAATTCACCAATGACTTAGGGAAAGATAATACCGACATTGAGGTTGGTATGCAGATGACCACTACTTCAGAATTTTCACAACCCATGGAAGTCTACTATGTCAACAGTGACAAGAGTAGCATTATCCTAAAATCGCCAATGCCATTTCAACCCTTTAATGCTGGCATCCTGCTCTTCTCAAACTTCTATCCAATGAACAAGAATACACCTGATGGTGCTTGGAATATGTACTCCTATTATTTCCACAACGGCAACCTTGGAACTGATATACCTACAATAGATGGAAGAGGCTATGCTTTTCCTTTTGATGACAATGGAGGCTACAGTTCCGACTTGGATGTCACCATGACGGCAAGTACGGTTGTGGGTATCGATGTAACCTTAAATGAAACAGTTTAG
- a CDS encoding LysM peptidoglycan-binding domain-containing protein: protein MSFIILMMASLSSLAQAPMNVPSQITVAGVKLKINNEAKKEIAETLDLLVRSQYHFQLKADRSNLYMHFVEKVLKEEGIPDDFKYLAIQEGEFISDAVSTSNAVGFWQFKKASAQELGLRVDNVVDERKHIIASTIGATKYLKRSNFVFDNWVLSLQSYLQGLTGTQRSVADKLYGAKSMNITGKSHWYIKKFIAHKLAFQDFVGEGRKHPEVRLNEFEGKGRTLRQVSQDVRVDYDELKRFNKWLNQSRIPDDKSYMVIYPAKGKQQVIAQNRDKPKPTNKPKTNTRVNNSKRQRPTSVLAGNSFRPLEGNVGVYPKVTGNISRAYESGQIRMNGIPAIRARADENIQSLARRTGVSINKLSKFNDINSKNRFKGDGYYYLKNKKAKGKVHYHVVQQGETLWSIAQDYGVRLKKLRQKNRMAEAEEPKVGRVLWLRFIRPQNIPIEYSNVLKRRDEVSAEDRLITEVSLATAVEDRSNGRKVEEVASPEENEVFVQPKTVKPLAETETETIVVHKVKAKETFFAISRIYGVEIDDILAWNQLSIQDGLEVNQEIKLLVPKVKAEIIGLKELRHEVKAGETLWSISKLYDVTVEDIMKWNNKKSNELSPGDQLKILKRP, encoded by the coding sequence GTGTCATTCATCATCCTAATGATGGCTTCGTTGAGCTCTTTAGCGCAAGCCCCAATGAATGTCCCCTCCCAAATAACCGTTGCTGGCGTCAAGCTCAAAATTAACAATGAGGCAAAGAAGGAAATAGCTGAAACCTTAGACTTGCTGGTAAGAAGCCAATACCACTTTCAGCTTAAAGCAGATCGGTCGAACCTCTATATGCATTTTGTGGAGAAAGTCTTGAAAGAGGAGGGCATTCCCGATGATTTTAAGTACCTGGCGATCCAGGAAGGAGAATTTATCTCAGATGCAGTGTCTACCTCTAATGCAGTGGGTTTTTGGCAGTTTAAGAAAGCTTCGGCACAAGAATTGGGACTTAGGGTCGATAATGTGGTGGATGAGCGTAAGCATATCATCGCTTCCACCATAGGTGCTACAAAGTATCTTAAGCGATCGAATTTTGTGTTTGACAATTGGGTCCTTTCCTTACAATCCTACCTCCAAGGACTTACGGGTACACAACGATCAGTTGCGGACAAACTTTATGGAGCCAAGTCCATGAATATTACCGGGAAGTCTCACTGGTATATCAAGAAATTTATTGCGCATAAACTAGCTTTTCAAGACTTCGTTGGCGAAGGACGAAAGCACCCTGAAGTGCGCCTCAATGAATTTGAAGGTAAGGGTAGAACGCTCAGACAGGTGAGTCAAGATGTTAGAGTAGACTATGACGAATTAAAGCGATTCAATAAATGGCTGAATCAATCAAGAATACCGGATGACAAGTCTTACATGGTGATTTACCCAGCTAAGGGTAAGCAACAAGTAATTGCGCAAAACAGGGATAAGCCGAAACCTACCAACAAGCCAAAAACCAATACTCGGGTGAATAATAGTAAGCGCCAACGACCAACTTCAGTACTGGCAGGTAATTCATTCAGGCCGCTAGAGGGAAATGTTGGGGTATACCCTAAGGTGACGGGCAATATCAGCCGAGCCTATGAGTCTGGTCAAATCAGAATGAATGGCATTCCTGCGATTAGAGCCAGAGCAGATGAGAATATTCAATCGCTCGCCAGGAGAACGGGAGTCAGCATAAACAAACTATCAAAGTTCAACGATATCAATTCCAAGAACCGCTTTAAAGGAGATGGCTACTACTACCTAAAGAATAAAAAGGCTAAAGGGAAAGTGCACTATCATGTCGTTCAGCAAGGAGAGACATTATGGTCTATTGCACAGGATTATGGCGTGCGCTTAAAGAAGCTGAGACAAAAGAATCGCATGGCTGAGGCGGAGGAACCCAAGGTGGGAAGAGTATTGTGGCTTCGTTTTATCAGACCGCAGAACATCCCGATTGAATATAGTAATGTGCTCAAAAGGCGAGATGAAGTCTCAGCGGAAGATCGCTTAATTACGGAAGTCTCTTTGGCCACTGCTGTGGAAGATAGAAGTAATGGAAGAAAGGTGGAAGAAGTAGCATCTCCTGAAGAGAATGAGGTTTTTGTACAACCCAAAACTGTTAAGCCTTTGGCGGAAACAGAGACGGAGACTATTGTGGTGCACAAAGTGAAAGCCAAAGAAACTTTCTTTGCAATATCTCGGATTTATGGCGTTGAGATTGACGATATATTGGCTTGGAATCAGTTGAGTATTCAAGATGGTTTAGAGGTCAATCAAGAGATCAAATTGTTGGTGCCGAAGGTGAAAGCTGAGATTATTGGTTTGAAAGAGCTAAGGCATGAGGTTAAGGCTGGTGAAACCCTCTGGTCAATTTCAAAACTTTATGATGTAACTGTTGAAGACATTATGAAGTGGAATAACAAAAAAAGTAACGAACTTTCCCCAGGAGACCAACTGAAAATTTTAAAGAGACCTTAG
- a CDS encoding DUF2652 domain-containing protein — protein MQQATILIPDISGYTSFMTKTELSHSTHIVNELLQVIADSVQSKFTLAEIEGDALLTYANGRVSEEEIEAICADAFKNFHYFLKVIERDSVCRCGACNNASDLSLKFIVHYGMFEEIKIAQFTKLSGPDMIIAHRLMKNSVPSKEYILVTDAYQFSGEDSLLSWESTEDHYDLIGRVSYQYASISHLKNEVLDPESAEDYSSVFGLARVMDIEIEASLQEVHATLTDNNEKVNFVDGLIDLKMDSSINRIGSTHICEFDGDTFDIKTLQDVGENDQIVYIEKARSLNSGMTLLTYYELKKTENGTNLSFRALTGDRQPIPAEFSDMIYGQAMHNLERMKSYIEKQQVA, from the coding sequence ATGCAACAAGCCACCATACTGATACCAGACATTAGCGGGTACACCAGCTTTATGACCAAAACGGAGTTGAGTCACAGCACGCATATTGTCAATGAGTTACTTCAGGTCATAGCCGATTCTGTTCAATCCAAATTTACCCTTGCAGAAATTGAAGGTGATGCGCTGCTAACCTATGCTAATGGAAGAGTATCAGAAGAAGAAATCGAGGCTATCTGTGCTGACGCTTTCAAGAACTTTCATTACTTCTTGAAGGTGATTGAAAGGGATAGTGTATGTCGGTGTGGGGCCTGTAACAATGCAAGTGACTTGTCTCTGAAGTTCATTGTACACTATGGAATGTTCGAAGAAATTAAGATAGCACAATTCACGAAACTCTCGGGACCGGATATGATCATTGCGCATCGTTTGATGAAAAACAGTGTGCCCTCCAAAGAATATATTCTTGTGACGGACGCCTATCAGTTTTCAGGCGAAGATTCTCTATTAAGTTGGGAAAGTACTGAGGACCACTACGATTTGATTGGGAGGGTGTCCTACCAGTATGCTTCAATCAGCCACTTGAAGAATGAGGTGTTAGATCCGGAAAGTGCTGAGGACTACTCTTCTGTTTTTGGTCTGGCCAGAGTGATGGACATAGAGATTGAAGCGTCATTGCAAGAGGTTCATGCTACACTAACTGACAATAACGAAAAGGTAAATTTTGTCGATGGCTTGATCGACCTGAAAATGGATTCAAGTATCAATCGCATTGGCAGTACACATATCTGCGAGTTTGATGGCGATACCTTCGATATAAAGACCTTGCAGGATGTTGGGGAGAATGATCAGATCGTTTATATTGAAAAGGCTCGCTCGCTCAATAGTGGTATGACTTTACTGACTTATTACGAGCTTAAGAAAACTGAGAACGGTACTAACTTATCTTTCAGGGCTTTGACGGGAGATCGGCAGCCAATCCCTGCAGAGTTTTCGGATATGATCTATGGCCAAGCTATGCATAACCTTGAGCGTATGAAAAGCTACATTGAAAAGCAGCAGGTGGCTTAG